The region AAGACAAACAGTGTGAAAACCTCTACGTGCTGGCGGCATCCCAAACCCGTGACAAAGATGCTTTGACCCAAGAGGGGGTTGAAAAGGTGTTGGCTGATCTGGCTGCCCTGGACTTTGAATACATTGTGTGTGACTCCCCTGCCGGTATCGAAACCGGTGCCCTGATGGCCATGCATTTTGCCGATGAAGCTCTGGTGGTCACCAACCCTGAGGTGTCTTCGGTGCGTGACTCTGATCGCATCCTGGGGATGCTGGCCAGTAAAACCAAGCGTGCCATGGCTGGGCAGGAACCCATCAAAGAGCATTTATTGATTACCCGTTACAACCCGGCGCGGGTCAATCAAGGCCAAATGCTGTCTCTGCAGGACATTCAGGACATCTTGCGCATCAAACTGATTGGTGTGATTCCAGAGAGTGAAGCGGTGCTGCAGGCCTCCAATCAGGGCGTTCCTGCCGTACACATGGAAGGCAGTGATGTCTCAGAGGCCTATAAAGACGTGATCAGCCGTTTTCTGGGTGAAGACAAGCCCATGCGTTTCACCGAGCCACCCAAACCAGGTTTACTCAAGCGTCTGTTCGGAGGGAAGTGACACCATGTCGTTCTTTACATTTTTTCTCGGCGAGAAGAAAAAAACAGCCAGTCTTGCCAAAGAACGCTTGCAGATTATTCTGGCTCATGAGCGAAGTGGTCGCAATGC is a window of Rhodoferax lithotrophicus DNA encoding:
- the minD gene encoding septum site-determining protein MinD yields the protein MAKIIVVTSGKGGVGKTTTSASFSTGLALRGHKTAVIDFDVGLRNLDLIMGCERRVVYDLINVIHGEANLNQALIKDKQCENLYVLAASQTRDKDALTQEGVEKVLADLAALDFEYIVCDSPAGIETGALMAMHFADEALVVTNPEVSSVRDSDRILGMLASKTKRAMAGQEPIKEHLLITRYNPARVNQGQMLSLQDIQDILRIKLIGVIPESEAVLQASNQGVPAVHMEGSDVSEAYKDVISRFLGEDKPMRFTEPPKPGLLKRLFGGK